The following proteins are encoded in a genomic region of Nicotiana sylvestris chromosome 4, ASM39365v2, whole genome shotgun sequence:
- the LOC138890445 gene encoding uncharacterized protein has product MADEKIDLTHPLFLHPSHTPSSVFIPIQLTEFENYGLWRRTMRIALEAKRKLGFVTGTCKKETFKKELHEEWETCNAIVLSWIMNTVSTNLVSGIAYASDAHLVWEDLKERFDKVNRV; this is encoded by the coding sequence ATGGCAGATGAGAAAATTGACCTCACTCATCCTCTGTTTCTGCACCCTTCTCATACACCAAGCTCAGTTTTCATTCCAATTCAACTTACCGAGTTTGAGAACTATGGATTATGGCGTAGGACGATGCGAATTGCTCTTGAAGCTAAGCGAAAGCTAGGGTTTGTAACTGGTACATGTAAGAAGGAGACCTTTAAGAAGGAATTACATGAGGAATGGGAGACATGCAATGCGATTGTGCTCTCATGGATCATGAATACTGTATCAACAAACCTCGTCAGTGGAATAGCTTATGCATCAGATGCACACCTAGTTTGGGAAGACCTGAAGGAGAGATTTGATAAGGTCAATCGAGTTTGA